Proteins found in one Sardina pilchardus chromosome 3, fSarPil1.1, whole genome shotgun sequence genomic segment:
- the prr36b gene encoding proteoglycan 4 has protein sequence MKPDGVVTATMEPMELLDADPVMEAAPPAGEGADQVSPPSTESQETGQGEPQPTETPAPAAKTDKIDKPADPKAKTKGPAKPKTTGTAGTKPASRPGTAQSRLQNGTQKPQTNGVTKKPTTGPADRKTTSTTGPAKKPAGTAGAPASRSPTKPAERKSTGATRPTSAPNAVNGAKTGTAQPLRKAPSAASSEAKTKPKTTAPASRPTSAAPRPSTAASTKSDRPPVSKTTRPAGGPPSSRPSSAAPKTATSKTTTPTKPATPRTATTTASKPATPKTGSTTPSAGRTPTAASKTTTPVKKDVSKPSTPAAKKPATSPLTRPSPAKTTKPDTPKSTPAAKPDSTKKPAASSRTADAKTPSKPKEAKSTPSKEATATSKAPGARPGTAKSASPKKAVGSNTPTPVKRGPKPGAAAAQPEPKEGEKQDATPAVAAVAAVAAAGAAAALASVTVSEPEVAVEPTPAPAPEPPAPMEEPVAKAPEPEVPQLAAQLDLVHLEDTVTSPSPLGTTVMSPPTSPVGPPAMPMECQGSAAPMLDMHGQDEPWAHSQAMPASHDAMPEDLVEDEVKVQDDFHVSMPAMPEAKTETTFTLEAEPDLFAQSSADHFSGISPADHLSGAFPSSPFHEREEAVEKADEEINEDVDDDEEENEDQEAKEFIKLPETMPVTSAAPHMDELVSGAADFGSSDWQGHGFGDMSSQQESAMIKGITSLLEDNQMSTGDMDEFGLKVEKKEEPFMTSPSVKTFYADEEEEEKIMDMDVGSEHAEKQHKVTGEDEEEEEDEDVEMVSEGMMESGLESCGNVDTDDFTVDVRGENLNRTAPQPPIPPSSAWGQTNPFGNPWAQPPSSLFTSSTSPDPVAAQPESPTKSPAQAWLEFGGVGQGQAAHSIEPMLRMPEMPSAPALEEMDGAMPGDLAPPAAPAVGMSQSSTLSGTALAAHSSSETSTPEELRDYDSSSGVESRSDKQQTPVPMVQPDLEQDLGIHLERGDGEEEEAETLPADEVLGGPPTAPASAPSSASTSGDEASDTEGEMQINDPDAPAEDDHMVAFDSPPPTRNLPVLAEDEEATDAQTGDGAEEDGGTPQSANSVASYGFDGTSNSNAHSTAESCGKSPGIFSLENEDQLTEEAKDPSLIKELTLPSSAAAQAEDLLGGPVDLLPLGQPGESHVDLNEHHQYMLCGKTGADLHPEADALETAARHSSSPLPGDGSDGQPPYYSTICDKTDNFLAGNV, from the exons ATGAAACCGGATGGGGTTGTCACAGCAACAATGGAGCCGATGGAGTTGCTGGACGCTGACCCTGTGATGGAGGCGGCGCCGCCCGCGGGCGAAGGGGCAGACCAGGTGTCCCCTCCTTCGACGGAGTCACAGGAGACGGGACAGGGTGAGCCACAGCCCACCGAGACGCCGGCCCCCGCCGCCAAGACAGACAAGATCGACAAACCGGCGGATCCCAAGGCCAAGACGAAGGGACCGGCCAAGCCGAAGACAACCGGAACCGCAGGGACCAAGCCCGCCTCTCGACCCGGCACTGCCCAGAGTCGCCTTCAGAACGGCACACAGAAACCTCAGACCAACGGAGTGACCAAGAAACCCACCACGGGCCCCGCAGACAGGAAGACCACGTCAACCACAGGCCCGGCCAAAAAGCCCGCTGGCACCGCGGGGGCACCGGCCTCGCGGTCACCCACTAAGCCGGCTGAGCGGAAATCCACCGGGGCCACCCGTCCCACCTCTGCTCCTAATGCCGTCAATGGAGCAAAGACAGGGACAGCTCAGCCGCTCAGAAAGGCCCCATCTGCAGCGAGCAGTGAAGcgaaaaccaaaccaaaaaccACAG CCCCAGCCTCCAGACCCACCTCTGCAGCTCCCAGGCCTAGTACGGCTGCCTCCACCAAATCTGATAGGCCGCCAGTCTCCAAGACAACAAG GCCTGCTGGTGGTCCTCCAAGCTCTAGGCCCTCTTCTGCGGCACCCAAGACAGCCACATCCAAGACAACAACGCCAACCAAGCCAGCCACACCGAGGACAGCCACCACAACAGCTAGCAAACCGGCCACACCTAAAACAGGCTCCACAACGCCCTCTGCTGGACGCACTCCAACAGCAGCCTCAAAGACCACAACTCCTGTAAAGAAAG ATGTCAGCAAGCCAAGTACTCCAGCAGCCAAGAAACCGGCAACCTCCCCTCTCACTCGGCCTTCCCCAGCCAAGACCACCAAGCCAGACACCCCCAAGTCAACCCCCGCGGCAAAGCCAGACTCTACCAAGAAGCCTGCTGCCAGCAGTAGAACAGCAGATGCCAAGACGCCCAGCAAGCCCAAGGAGGCCAAATCAACACCATCAAAAGAAGCCACTGCCACCTCTAAAGCGCCTGGCGCGAGGCCCGGTACGGCCAAGTCGGCCAGTCCCAAAAAGGCAGTGGGCAGCAACACGCCAACGCCAGTGAAGCGTGGCCCGAAGCCAGGGGCGGCTGCTGCCCAGCCAGAGCCcaaggagggggagaagcaGGATGCCACTCCTGCAGTGGCCGCTGTTGCTGCCGTCGCCGCTGCTGGTGCCGCGGCCGCTCTGGCCAGCGTCACTGTTTCAGAGCCTGAAGTTGCTGTGGAGCCCACACCTGCACCCGCACCCGAACCCCCCGCACCCATGGAAGAGCCTGTGGCTAAAGCACCCGAACCGGAAGTGCCCCAGTTGGCGGCCCAGTTAGACCTGGTTCACCTGGAGGATACTGTGACCTCCCCATCTCCCCTGGGCACCACGGTGATGTCCCCACCTACTTCACCTGTGGGTCCCCCAGCCATGCCCATGGAGTGCCAGGGCTCTGCTGCTCCCATGCTGGACATGCATGGTCAGGACGAGCCCTGGGCACACAGTCAGGCCATGCCAGCCTCCCATGATGCCATGCCAGAGGATTTGGTTGAAGATGAGGTGAAAGTTCAGGACGATTTTCACGTTTCCATGCCTGCCATGCCAGAAGCTAAGACAGAAACGACATTCACCCTGGAAGCTGAACCTGATCTGTTTGCTCAATCCTCAGCAGATCACTTTTCCGGCATTTCCCCGGCCGATCACCTCTCCGGAGCTTTCCCTAGCTCACCTTTCCATGAGCGAGAGGAGGCGGTCGAGAAGGCAGATGAGGAAATCAACGaggatgtggatgatgatgaggaagagaaTGAGGATCAAGAAGCAAAGGAATTCATCAAGTTGCCAGAGACCATGCCAGTGACAAGTGCTGCTCCACACATGGACGAGCTCGTGTCCGGGGCTGCAGATTTTGGCAGCTCTGATTGGCAAGGACATGGCTTTGGAGATATGAGCAGCCAACAGGAAAGCGCTATGATAAAAGGAATAACCAGCCTGTTAGAGGACAACCAGATGTCCACCGGTGATATGGATGAATTTGGCTTGAAagtggagaagaaagaggaaccATTCATGACCTCTCCAAGTGTCAAAACGTTTTAtgctgatgaagaggaagaagagaagattATGGACATGGATGTTGGCTCAGAGCATGCTGAGAAACAGCACAAGGTTACtggagaagatgaggaggaggaagaggatgaagatgtAGAAATGGTCAGCGAGGGCATGATGGAGAGCGGATTGGAGAGCTGTGGAAACGTCGACACAGATGATTTCACAGTGGATGTCCGCGGGGAAAACCTAAACCGCACggccccccagccccccatccctccatcgTCCGCCTGGGGTCAGACCAATCCATTCGGGAACCCCTGGGCTCAGCCACCCTCCAGCCTCTTCACGTCCAGCACCTCTCCTGACCCTGTAGCGGCTCAACCCGAGTCCCCCACCAAGTCACCGGCCCAGGCGTGGCTGGAGTTTGGCGGTGTGGGTCAGGGTCAGGCTGCCCACAGCATTGAGCCCATGCTGCGGATGCCCGAAATGCCGTCTGCCCCAGCTCTGGAGGAGATGGACGGCGCCATGCCCGGGGACTTGGCCCCTCCTGCCGCCCCGGCTGTGGGCATGTCTCAGTCCAGCACGCTGAGCGGCACAGCGCTGGCCGCTCACAGCAGCAGCGAGACCAGCACGCCCGAGGAGCTCCGCGATTACGACAGCAGCTCTGGCGTGGAGTCGCGCTCAGACAAGCAGCAGACCCCCGTGCCCATGGTCCAGCCCGACCTGGAGCAGGACCTCGGCATCCACCTGGAGCGAGGcgacggggaggaggaggaggccgagacGCTCCCGGCCGACGAGGTCCTCGGAGGCCCGCCTACTGCGCCGGCGTCCGCTCCCTCCTCGGCATCCACGTCCGGCGACGAGGCCAGCGACACGGAGGGCGAGATGCAAATCAACGACCCCGACGCCCCGGCCGAAGATGACCACATGGTAGCCTTCGACAGCCCGCCGCCGACCCGCAACCTCCCCGTGCTGGCTGAGGACGAGGAGGCCACGGATGCCCAGACGGGAGACGGTGCCGAGGAAGACGGAGGCACGCCACAGTCCGCCAACTCGGTGGCGTCCTACGGCTTCGACGGCACCTCCAACTCCAACGCCCACTCCACAGCCGAGAGCTGTGGCAAGAGCCCCGGCATCTTCTCCCTGGAGAACGAGGACCAGCTGACGGAGGAAGCCAAGGACCCCTCGCTCATCAAGGAGCTGACCCTGCCCTCGTCAGCCGCCGCCCAGGCCGAGGACCTGCTGGGTGGACCCGTGGACCTGCTTCCCCTGGGCCAGCCCGGAGAGTCGCACGTCGACCTGAACGAGCATCATCAGTACATGCTCTGCGGAAAGACGGGCGCCGATCTCCACCCGGAGGCTGACGCCTTGGAGACCGCCGCGCGCCACTCGTCCTCGCCGCTCCCAGGGGACGGCTCCGACGGCCAGCCGCCCTACTATTCCACCATTTGCGATAAGACTGATAACTTTCTGGCAGGTAATGTATAA